A window of the Helianthus annuus cultivar XRQ/B chromosome 4, HanXRQr2.0-SUNRISE, whole genome shotgun sequence genome harbors these coding sequences:
- the LOC110911207 gene encoding uncharacterized protein LOC110911207: MADMVNLNDDDEARRNEIRTMIVEEVKKAIEASVPRLAQEVEGQVLEIVNTSVTSKVEELKEMISELQVKKSNRRCTYKEFMACNPLPYKGEVDPIACQRWISSTEAVFTRSRCEVEDQVMFATGLLQLQAKDWWDAYSKELGDDKVQSLTWQEFKESFLKYYSPQSAIDKIQEDFLRLRQKNETIDEITNKFLERVEFCEEIAGTERQRIIRYHAMLKAEYREFVNPSKYATLNELIEWARDREIEIKRQVEQGEKRVAEKPTNASPLKKTRYQDQSKKGKTSSEIPTCKTCGKHHSGECLSGKKGCYKCGRVGHPFYRCPENPKACYNCNETGHIKAECPKLQQGAKKDGKKDESSKARGRMFQLTSDEAKTSPDVVSGIFLVNSMPMNVLFDSGASRSFISNELLVHPSFKLEKMIVPLEVEVADSKSYLLHDICRNCKILIEDEEFSIDLVPMYM, encoded by the coding sequence ATGGCTGATATGGTGAATCTGAATGATGACGATGAAGCACGCCGAAATGAAATAAGAACTATGATTGTGGAAGAAGTAAAGAAAGCGATAGAGGCTAGTGTACCCCGACTAGCTCAAGAAGTCGAAGGACAAGTATTGGAGATAGTTAATACCTCGGTAACATCTAAGGTggaagaattgaaagaaatgattaGTGAATTGCAAGTGAAGAAAAGCAATCGGAGATGCACGTACAAAGAGTTCATGGCATGTAATCCCTTACCATACAAAGGGGAAGTTGATCCGATAGCTTGCCAAAGGTGGATTTCAAGTACCGAAGCCGTGTTTACACGAAGTAGATGTGAAGTGGAAGATCAAGTAATGTTTGCCACGGGCCTTCTACAACTtcaagcaaaagattggtgggacgCATACTCGAAGGAGTTGGGAGATGATAAAGTACAGTCGTTAACATGGCAAGAATTCAAGGAGTCGTTTCTGAAATATTACAGTCCACAATCCGCAATTGATAAGATTCAGGAAGACTTCTTACGTCTCAGGCAAAAGAATGAAACGATTGACGAGATAACGAACAAGTTTCTTGAGAGGGTGGAGTTCTGTGAGGAGATAGCGGGGACTGAGAGGCAAAGGATTATACGTTACCATGCTATGTTAAAGGCTGAATATCGGGAATTTGTAAATCCCTCCAAGTATGCGACGTTAAATGAATTAATTGAATGGGCAAGAGATAGAGAAATTGAGATAAAAAGACAGGTTGAACAGGGAGAGAAAAGGGTAGCGGAGAAGCCTACCAACGCTAGTCCATTGAAAAAGACAAGATATCAAGACCAAAGCAAGAAGGGGAAAACAAGTAGTGAAATTCCGACTTGCAAGACGTGTGGGAAGCATCATTCGGGTGAATGTTTGTCGGGAAAGAAGGGATGCTACAAATGTGGACGAGTGGGACATCCATTTTATAGGTGCCCCGAAAACCCAAAGGCGTGTTATAATTGCAATGAAACAGGGCACATTAAAGCGGAATGTCCGAAACTCCAACAAGGGGCAAAGAAAGATGGAAAGAAGGATGAGTCTTCCAAGGCTCGTGGGAGGATGTTCCAGTTAACCTCAGATGAAGCTAAGACTAGCCcggatgtggtctcaggtatattcttGGTTAATTCTATGCCTATGAatgtattatttgattccgggGCTAGTAGATCGTTTATTTCTAATGAATTGTTAGTTCATCCATCTTTTAAGCTTGAAAAGATGATAGTACCCTTAGAAGTGGAAGTTGCTGATAGTAAAAGCTATTTGTTACATGATATTTGTAGAAACTGTAAGATCTTAATCGAAGATGAAGAATTTAGTATAGATCTTGTCCCGATGTACAtgtag